One window from the genome of Paraclostridium sordellii encodes:
- a CDS encoding DUF2975 domain-containing protein, whose protein sequence is MKGSMTSKILNIIVLLGITITCILLLGTPLILTAYLKSSYSLIDHNLVIGLTTCIYICAVPYLIALFNLKRLCSLIAKNNPFSKKIVIFLRQISICAFSEIFIFIGCVWYLKSFVDFFQNILWFGPFIAITFVSITIGLLSLVASELFKLFIDIKDENDKTI, encoded by the coding sequence ATGAAAGGTAGTATGACTTCTAAAATTTTAAATATAATCGTATTGTTAGGAATAACAATTACATGTATACTTCTGTTAGGAACACCACTGATTTTAACAGCTTACTTAAAAAGTTCTTATTCGTTAATAGATCATAATTTAGTTATAGGTTTAACTACTTGCATTTATATATGTGCTGTACCGTATTTAATAGCACTTTTCAACCTGAAAAGGCTTTGTAGTCTAATAGCTAAAAATAATCCATTTTCTAAAAAAATAGTTATATTTTTAAGACAAATTTCTATTTGTGCATTTAGCGAAATATTTATATTTATAGGATGTGTTTGGTACTTAAAAAGCTTTGTAGATTTCTTCCAAAATATCCTTTGGTTCGGCCCTTTTATAGCTATTACTTTTGTTTCTATTACAATAGGATTATTATCGTTAGTAGCTTCGGAACTATTTAAACTATTTATAGATATTAAGGATGAAAATGATAAGACAATATAG
- a CDS encoding Bax inhibitor-1/YccA family protein codes for MDKSTMNPMSQVFKYLAISILFCFVGYGFGKAFIPESVAMMANLLVIILVIALLILCLLSRKGIIPDRFSMNWVYLFTFINGICIYPILEMYVGELGTPVVLGVLVGTAVIFFVLSLIARKEDSDKYLRMGNLLFISLLVLIVLTVIGIFVGYGTFNILVTIFSILIFGGYILYDVSLVKHDIENGNVNDSKDLSLHVLNLYLDFINIFLDILNLIYNFKE; via the coding sequence ATGGATAAATCAACTATGAATCCTATGTCACAAGTATTTAAATACTTAGCTATTTCAATATTGTTTTGTTTTGTAGGCTATGGATTTGGAAAAGCATTCATACCTGAAAGTGTAGCTATGATGGCTAACTTGTTGGTTATAATTTTAGTTATTGCATTATTGATTTTATGCTTATTGTCTAGAAAAGGAATAATACCAGATAGATTTAGTATGAACTGGGTATATTTATTTACTTTTATAAATGGTATATGTATATATCCTATACTTGAAATGTATGTTGGTGAATTAGGAACACCAGTAGTTTTAGGAGTGCTAGTAGGAACTGCTGTTATTTTCTTTGTATTATCATTAATAGCTAGAAAAGAAGATAGTGATAAATATTTAAGAATGGGTAACCTATTATTTATATCTTTGTTAGTACTTATAGTTCTTACTGTAATAGGTATATTTGTAGGATATGGAACTTTTAATATATTAGTAACCATATTTAGTATATTAATATTTGGTGGATATATTTTATATGATGTTAGCTTAGTAAAACATGATATTGAAAATGGAAATGTAAATGATAGCAAGGATTTATCTTTACATGTACTTAATTTATATCTAGACTTTATAAATATATTCTTAGATATATTGAATTTAATATATAATTTTAAAGAATAA
- a CDS encoding metallophosphoesterase family protein produces MKIGIISDTHGLLRDEVKSNLQDCDLILHAGDVGNLELINELNSITKCEFIKGNCDKKIEFENIEDNKVIDINGIKVYMVHDLKSIKYNLKELDIDIVVYGHSHKKNYYENDGIIYINPGSVGPKRFKLPTHMAKLEIKNNDLNNFKLDFIEI; encoded by the coding sequence ATGAAAATAGGGATAATATCAGATACTCATGGATTATTAAGAGATGAAGTGAAAAGTAATTTACAAGATTGTGATTTGATTTTACATGCAGGAGATGTAGGAAATTTAGAACTAATAAATGAATTAAATAGTATAACAAAATGCGAATTTATAAAAGGAAACTGTGATAAGAAAATTGAATTTGAAAATATTGAAGATAATAAGGTTATTGATATAAATGGAATAAAAGTTTATATGGTTCATGATTTAAAATCCATAAAATATAATCTAAAAGAACTAGATATAGATATAGTTGTCTATGGTCATTCTCATAAAAAAAATTACTATGAAAATGATGGGATTATTTATATAAACCCTGGATCAGTTGGGCCTAAAAGATTTAAGTTGCCTACTCATATGGCTAAATTAGAAATTAAAAATAATGATTTAAATAACTTTAAGTTAGATTTTATAGAAATATAA
- the msrB gene encoding peptide-methionine (R)-S-oxide reductase MsrB, whose protein sequence is MKKLATFAGGCFWCMFKPFSNYDGVEKIIAGYTGGIAENPTYEEVCSEITGHLEAIQIVYDDTLVRYEDLLDIFWKQIDPTDEGGQFNDRGNRYKTAIFYHDENQKKLAIESKEALEKSNLFEDPIMTEILPAEKFYIAEEYHQDYYKKEPIHYELYFRGSGRYDFIKNNWDKNNINRDKLKESLSPIQFEVTQNDQTEPPFKNEYWDNKEEGIYVDIVSGDVLFTSRDKFDSGCGWPSFTKPVSEKVLREKSDFSHGMYRTEVRSTKANSHLGHVFDDGPKESGGLRYCINSAALKFIPKDKMKEMGYENYLNLLN, encoded by the coding sequence ATGAAAAAACTAGCAACATTTGCAGGGGGATGTTTTTGGTGTATGTTTAAACCATTTAGTAATTATGATGGAGTAGAGAAAATTATAGCTGGATACACTGGTGGTATAGCTGAAAATCCTACATACGAGGAAGTTTGTTCAGAAATTACAGGACATTTAGAAGCTATACAAATTGTTTATGATGATACTTTGGTTAGATATGAAGATTTATTAGATATATTTTGGAAGCAAATTGATCCGACTGATGAAGGAGGACAATTTAATGATAGAGGAAATAGATATAAAACAGCAATATTTTATCATGATGAAAATCAAAAAAAATTAGCTATAGAATCAAAAGAAGCACTAGAAAAAAGTAACTTATTTGAAGATCCTATAATGACTGAGATTTTACCTGCAGAGAAGTTTTATATAGCAGAAGAATATCATCAAGATTATTATAAAAAAGAACCTATACATTATGAATTATATTTTAGAGGATCTGGAAGATATGATTTTATCAAAAATAATTGGGATAAAAATAATATAAATAGAGATAAATTAAAAGAGTCACTAAGCCCTATACAGTTTGAAGTTACACAAAATGATCAGACTGAGCCCCCTTTTAAAAATGAATATTGGGACAATAAGGAGGAAGGAATATATGTAGACATAGTAAGTGGAGATGTTTTATTCACATCAAGAGATAAGTTTGACTCAGGGTGTGGATGGCCAAGTTTTACAAAGCCAGTTAGTGAAAAAGTACTTAGGGAAAAAAGTGATTTTTCACATGGAATGTATAGAACAGAAGTTAGAAGTACTAAAGCAAACTCTCACTTAGGACATGTCTTTGATGATGGGCCTAAAGAATCAGGTGGACTTAGATATTGCATAAATTCGGCAGCTTTAAAATTTATTCCAAAGGATAAAATGAAAGAAATGGGATATGAGAATTATTTAAATTTACTAAATTAA
- a CDS encoding putative NPN-dependent ornithine cyclodeaminase produces MTFKLREYREPDFTQERFVNAPDAIYGVVEKDGVAPDNYHAMSIYPEYFKIAGKWVLAEESRMDCVPIITNENKIDVVEFRRLKVGDKVIVGRTEDAADGIYLYPNGFQSEEEAKGDVFAFRSGRSRETSYTKDYENMYELLKYEKEHGYIVWVLGPAAVFSKGARDAMASLIDNGYVNAFLGGNAVATHDLEAGVFETALGQHVYTQESIKDGHYHHLDLLNKARRAGAIEKLIEEENITDGIIHACVKNNIPIVLGGSIRDDGPLPIVYGNVYEAQDAMRQHVRKATTVICLATQLHTIAVGNMTPSYRVVDGKVRPVNFYTIDISEFAVNKLRDRGSLEVITMVTNVQDFLGKLAENLVD; encoded by the coding sequence ATGACTTTTAAATTAAGAGAGTATAGAGAACCAGATTTTACACAAGAGAGATTTGTTAATGCACCAGATGCAATTTACGGAGTAGTTGAAAAAGATGGAGTAGCACCAGATAATTATCATGCTATGTCTATATATCCAGAGTACTTTAAAATAGCTGGTAAGTGGGTTTTGGCTGAAGAAAGTAGAATGGATTGTGTACCTATAATAACAAATGAAAATAAAATAGATGTTGTAGAATTTAGGAGACTAAAAGTAGGGGATAAAGTAATTGTAGGAAGAACAGAAGATGCAGCTGATGGTATATATTTATATCCAAATGGTTTCCAAAGTGAAGAAGAAGCTAAAGGCGATGTATTTGCTTTTAGATCAGGAAGATCTAGAGAAACATCGTATACTAAAGATTATGAAAATATGTATGAGTTATTAAAATATGAAAAAGAACATGGATATATAGTTTGGGTCCTAGGGCCTGCTGCTGTATTTTCTAAAGGGGCTAGAGATGCTATGGCATCTTTAATAGATAATGGATATGTAAATGCATTCTTGGGAGGAAATGCTGTAGCTACACATGACTTAGAGGCTGGTGTATTTGAGACAGCGCTTGGACAGCATGTTTACACTCAAGAATCTATAAAGGACGGTCATTATCATCATTTAGATTTATTAAATAAAGCAAGAAGAGCAGGGGCAATAGAAAAGTTAATTGAAGAAGAAAATATAACAGATGGAATAATACATGCTTGTGTAAAAAATAATATTCCTATAGTACTTGGAGGTTCTATAAGAGATGATGGACCATTACCGATAGTATATGGAAATGTATATGAGGCACAAGATGCTATGAGGCAACATGTGAGAAAAGCAACTACAGTAATTTGTTTAGCTACACAGCTTCACACTATAGCTGTAGGAAATATGACTCCTTCATATAGAGTTGTAGATGGAAAAGTTAGACCTGTAAATTTCTATACGATTGATATTTCTGAATTTGCAGTAAACAAATTAAGAGACAGAGGTAGTTTAGAAGTTATAACTATGGTTACTAATGTTCAAGATTTCTTAGGAAAACTAGCAGAAAATTTAGTAGATTAA
- a CDS encoding helix-turn-helix domain-containing protein gives MPIIVNLDVMMAKRKMSSTELSEKLGITMANLSILKNNKAKAVRFTTLDALCRILDCQPGDILEYVNEDDPRLK, from the coding sequence ATGCCAATTATTGTTAACTTAGATGTCATGATGGCAAAGAGAAAAATGAGCTCAACTGAGCTTTCTGAAAAATTAGGTATTACCATGGCTAATCTATCAATTCTAAAAAACAATAAAGCTAAAGCGGTTAGATTTACTACCTTAGATGCTTTATGTAGAATCCTAGACTGTCAACCTGGTGATATATTAGAATATGTAAACGAGGATGACCCAAGATTAAAATAA
- a CDS encoding MarR family winged helix-turn-helix transcriptional regulator, whose protein sequence is MNDKYIVYFVSRAKANMIKFIENRLKSNNLNDLIPTHGNILTALYESDGKLTMKEISNKIGKDKSTVTALVNKLINLGYIKKEKCNLDKRVTYISLTDKAFQIKDKFDLISSQVKETAYSNFTEDEKKEFLRLLKKLSTNFKESNDKFQK, encoded by the coding sequence TTGAATGATAAATATATTGTGTATTTCGTTAGTAGAGCTAAAGCGAATATGATTAAGTTTATAGAAAATAGATTAAAAAGTAATAATTTAAATGATTTAATTCCAACTCATGGTAATATATTAACTGCACTTTATGAAAGTGATGGTAAGTTAACTATGAAGGAAATATCTAATAAAATAGGTAAAGACAAGTCAACTGTAACAGCTTTAGTTAATAAGTTAATTAATCTAGGTTATATAAAAAAAGAAAAATGCAATTTAGATAAAAGAGTTACTTATATAAGTTTGACAGATAAAGCATTTCAAATTAAAGATAAGTTTGATCTTATATCTAGTCAAGTAAAAGAGACTGCTTATTCAAATTTTACTGAAGATGAAAAAAAAGAATTTTTGAGATTATTAAAAAAATTAAGTACAAATTTTAAAGAATCTAATGATAAATTTCAAAAATAA